From a region of the Rhodococcus sp. 4CII genome:
- a CDS encoding SigB/SigF/SigG family RNA polymerase sigma factor — protein MTPVSERGERHHPGRDDYKDVAPAIARLRASDESAGETSALRDDIITRCLPLADHIARRFGGRGEAHEDLLQVARLGLVKAVDRFDPDRGFDFVSYAVPTIMGEVRRYFRDTGWSMRVPRRMQELHALITKAVDELSQELGRSPSASEIAAELELDVREVSEGLLAKNAYQTLSMDAAMGDDPDDLPLAETLGEEDPELANVESHASVRPALEKLPPLERRVLMLRFFGSMTQTEIAQRVGVSQMQVSRILSRTLSGLREQLGGG, from the coding sequence GTGACGCCCGTTTCGGAGCGCGGCGAACGACACCACCCCGGCAGAGACGACTACAAGGACGTGGCGCCTGCGATTGCGCGCCTCCGAGCGTCCGACGAGTCCGCCGGCGAGACGTCCGCGCTGCGCGACGACATCATCACCCGATGCCTTCCACTCGCCGACCACATCGCGCGCCGATTCGGCGGCCGCGGGGAGGCCCACGAGGATCTACTTCAGGTCGCCCGGCTCGGTCTGGTCAAGGCGGTCGACCGCTTCGACCCGGACCGCGGCTTCGACTTCGTGTCGTACGCAGTGCCGACGATCATGGGGGAGGTGCGCCGCTACTTCCGCGACACGGGCTGGTCGATGCGGGTTCCCCGGCGCATGCAGGAACTCCACGCGTTGATCACCAAGGCCGTCGACGAGCTGTCGCAGGAACTGGGGCGGTCGCCGTCGGCCAGCGAGATCGCGGCCGAACTGGAACTCGACGTGCGGGAGGTGTCCGAGGGCCTGCTCGCGAAGAACGCCTATCAAACCTTGTCGATGGATGCCGCCATGGGTGATGATCCCGACGACCTTCCCCTCGCCGAGACGCTCGGCGAGGAGGATCCCGAGCTCGCGAATGTCGAGAGCCACGCCTCGGTGCGGCCCGCCCTGGAGAAACTCCCACCGCTCGAACGACGCGTCCTGATGTTGCGTTTCTTCGGATCGATGACACAGACGGAAATCGCCCAGCGCGTGGGCGTCTCACAGATGCAGGTGTCGCGCATCCTGTCGCGCACCCTGTCGGGGCTGCGGGAGCAGCTCGGCGGCGGCTGA
- a CDS encoding GlsB/YeaQ/YmgE family stress response membrane protein — protein MLGLGILGWIIIGGLAGWIGSKIMKTDAQMGIILNIVVGVIGGLLGGFILKLFGTDVEGGGLWFSFFTCLLGAVILLFLVKLVTGKR, from the coding sequence GTGCTAGGACTGGGAATTCTGGGCTGGATCATCATCGGCGGTCTCGCCGGATGGATCGGCAGCAAGATCATGAAGACCGATGCTCAGATGGGGATCATCCTCAATATCGTCGTCGGCGTCATCGGTGGACTGCTCGGCGGCTTCATCCTCAAACTCTTCGGTACCGACGTCGAAGGGGGCGGTCTCTGGTTCAGTTTCTTCACATGCCTCCTCGGCGCCGTCATACTCCTGTTCCTGGTCAAACTCGTCACCGGCAAACGGTAG
- a CDS encoding GAF and ANTAR domain-containing protein, with translation MTETAGEHPGSLSPDVDGATIAAQLGSLATALDEFNRNSGSQMEMSLLLQRVCEQVVDAIAGADLAGISLLRDGHVVTVAGTDDAVRAIDIDAVHAIDGDYFGVAGARKVVKARVDEAARRWPSVADHLGRSGMRSFLSAPLAVDEALAGTLNIYGTGDHGFSELDAVVLLVYTTAIEGLLRSARTVELARNEVTGLTRAMKTRAVIEQAKGIVMALQGVSAEQAFEILVAQSQQEHVKLAEVARRIVDSVTKNPE, from the coding sequence ATGACCGAGACTGCAGGTGAGCACCCTGGGTCGCTGTCCCCTGACGTGGACGGCGCGACGATCGCCGCGCAGTTGGGTTCCCTGGCAACCGCACTCGACGAGTTCAATCGGAACTCCGGTTCGCAGATGGAGATGAGCCTGCTGCTCCAGCGGGTGTGCGAGCAGGTGGTGGACGCGATTGCCGGTGCCGACCTGGCCGGAATCTCGCTGTTGCGTGACGGGCACGTGGTGACGGTGGCGGGCACCGACGACGCGGTCCGTGCAATCGACATCGACGCCGTTCACGCGATCGACGGTGACTACTTCGGAGTCGCGGGAGCCCGGAAGGTGGTCAAGGCGCGGGTGGACGAGGCCGCGCGGCGCTGGCCGTCGGTCGCCGACCATCTCGGCCGGTCCGGCATGCGCAGTTTCCTGTCCGCGCCGCTCGCCGTCGACGAGGCCCTCGCCGGCACGCTGAACATCTACGGCACGGGCGATCACGGCTTCAGCGAACTCGACGCCGTGGTGCTACTCGTCTACACCACGGCGATCGAAGGTCTGCTGCGGAGTGCCCGCACGGTCGAGCTGGCGAGAAACGAGGTCACGGGCCTCACGAGGGCGATGAAGACCCGCGCGGTCATCGAACAGGCCAAGGGAATCGTGATGGCGCTCCAGGGCGTGTCCGCCGAGCAGGCGTTCGAGATCCTCGTCGCCCAATCTCAGCAGGAGCACGTCAAGCTGGCGGAGGTGGCCCGGCGGATCGTGGACTCGGTCACCAAGAATCCGGAGTGA
- a CDS encoding cutinase family protein, whose translation MERRGSARKVAHRRRIAGSLVAPGALGLVALLATPWSNPGSPATTATALTAAASNACYDMISIAVAGRGDTPREGTHQMLVAPDGTPLPASYSSNYTSPWIDEVVNAPQQAVGGGSYAAVYVEYPANMNSYEDAVNAGVDNTETVMRSIHASCPDTKFSIVGYSEGADVARRVAMEVGNQESADGSYEILDPASVVGVVILADAGRDLASGPFPGAENEFRNPDGFDLAYQSGQSGTSGQGALPGTSGSFGALDGKVASFCSEGDLTCSAPENIALLQLAINVGRQLNVDSLQKDGLTPATGQDLVVVLGQVALAAFADIQAQGDWMQSDETFLDVLVKVSDPAYKPGTVTTAASAQTGPISSNKAVDLVYLPTKVRNEIIGFIEDNENTIQVAMSDPYQQTLGEGTGHHFDYWRDANAGDGKPLTSAQYAAAWLTHLAQEAEKGKQSAAVAEPSTAKLAAASTKSAEVTSVAPTTDSAKKPQLASSAGSTTQTTSGSVTPTTTPTTVATTSSPASVPASSAAAQVVAETTAPVSEPQTAVEYEPEPTTTITTAVEPTQTEVSRSATTTPVVTTTRQPAVG comes from the coding sequence ATGGAACGTCGCGGTTCAGCACGCAAGGTCGCGCATCGACGAAGGATCGCAGGTTCTCTGGTGGCGCCCGGCGCTCTGGGACTGGTGGCGCTGCTCGCCACGCCGTGGTCGAACCCCGGCTCCCCGGCCACGACGGCGACGGCCCTGACGGCAGCGGCGTCGAACGCTTGCTACGACATGATCAGCATCGCCGTCGCCGGCCGCGGAGACACCCCACGCGAGGGAACGCATCAGATGCTCGTGGCACCCGACGGCACTCCGCTTCCCGCGTCGTACTCCAGCAACTACACCAGTCCATGGATCGACGAGGTGGTGAACGCTCCCCAGCAGGCCGTCGGGGGAGGGTCGTACGCCGCCGTGTACGTCGAGTATCCGGCGAACATGAATTCCTACGAGGACGCCGTGAACGCCGGCGTCGACAACACCGAAACCGTCATGCGCTCGATCCACGCGTCGTGCCCCGATACGAAGTTTTCGATCGTCGGCTACAGCGAGGGCGCCGACGTCGCGCGGCGCGTCGCAATGGAGGTCGGCAATCAAGAGAGTGCAGACGGGTCGTACGAGATCCTCGACCCCGCATCCGTGGTCGGTGTCGTCATCCTCGCGGACGCAGGCAGAGACCTGGCCAGTGGGCCGTTCCCGGGTGCCGAGAACGAATTCCGCAACCCTGACGGTTTCGATCTCGCCTACCAGTCGGGGCAGTCGGGCACATCCGGGCAGGGTGCGCTTCCCGGCACTTCCGGCAGCTTCGGTGCGCTGGACGGCAAGGTGGCGTCCTTCTGCTCGGAGGGCGACCTCACGTGCTCCGCGCCCGAGAACATCGCTCTGCTGCAACTGGCGATCAACGTGGGTAGGCAGCTGAACGTCGACTCCCTTCAGAAGGACGGACTGACCCCGGCGACGGGACAGGACCTCGTCGTGGTGCTGGGGCAGGTCGCGCTCGCCGCCTTCGCGGACATTCAGGCGCAGGGTGATTGGATGCAGTCCGACGAGACGTTCCTCGACGTCCTGGTCAAGGTGTCCGATCCTGCCTACAAGCCGGGCACCGTGACAACGGCGGCGAGTGCACAGACCGGCCCCATCTCGTCGAACAAGGCGGTCGACCTGGTGTACCTGCCGACGAAGGTGCGGAACGAGATCATCGGATTCATCGAGGACAATGAAAACACCATTCAGGTGGCGATGAGCGATCCGTACCAGCAGACGCTGGGCGAGGGCACCGGCCACCACTTCGACTACTGGCGGGATGCGAACGCGGGCGATGGGAAACCCTTGACGTCTGCCCAGTACGCGGCGGCCTGGCTGACGCACCTTGCCCAGGAGGCGGAGAAGGGGAAGCAGAGTGCCGCCGTTGCGGAGCCGTCGACGGCGAAGCTTGCTGCGGCATCCACGAAGTCGGCGGAGGTGACGTCGGTGGCCCCGACCACCGACAGCGCGAAGAAGCCTCAGCTGGCGAGCAGCGCAGGCTCCACGACGCAAACGACCAGCGGCTCGGTGACCCCCACGACGACCCCGACAACGGTTGCGACGACCAGTTCGCCGGCATCCGTGCCCGCGTCCTCGGCGGCCGCCCAGGTAGTGGCGGAGACGACGGCGCCGGTGTCGGAGCCGCAGACCGCGGTGGAATATGAACCCGAACCGACGACGACGATCACGACGGCGGTGGAGCCCACGCAGACCGAGGTGTCGCGGTCGGCAACCACCACCCCGGTCGTGACCACGACTCGTCAGCCCGCGGTCGGTTGA
- a CDS encoding cold shock domain-containing protein, translated as MPARHSTPLRTGTVRWFNAEQGFGFLAPTDGSDDIFVHVSEIAGDGHRILLEGQHVRFAVCRTDTGDQARDVRIA; from the coding sequence CTGCCCGCCAGGCACTCGACGCCGCTTCGCACGGGCACGGTGCGGTGGTTCAACGCCGAACAGGGGTTCGGATTCCTCGCGCCTACCGACGGATCCGACGACATCTTCGTACATGTCTCCGAGATCGCCGGTGACGGCCACCGCATCCTCCTGGAGGGTCAGCACGTGCGTTTCGCCGTCTGCCGAACCGACACGGGCGATCAGGCGCGGGACGTGCGGATCGCCTGA
- a CDS encoding ATP-binding protein, with product MAEVGEVRRMKTRSGVPVELRVAAEFEQLPVVRAVAETLAVLGDFTLDDVADIKLAVDEVCSELIAAAPGSAELTCSFAVTETGLHVTIHAPLTRGGVPNRESFGWHVLETLMNAVTVSEASAASDGSAGRAVSVELVKYRGIV from the coding sequence ATGGCCGAGGTCGGCGAGGTAAGGCGTATGAAAACGAGATCCGGTGTGCCCGTGGAACTTCGTGTGGCAGCGGAGTTCGAGCAATTGCCCGTCGTGCGCGCCGTCGCGGAAACTCTCGCCGTCCTGGGAGACTTCACGCTCGACGACGTGGCCGACATCAAACTGGCCGTGGACGAAGTGTGTTCGGAGCTGATCGCGGCGGCGCCCGGAAGTGCCGAACTGACGTGCTCGTTCGCTGTCACGGAGACGGGGTTGCACGTGACGATCCATGCACCCCTCACCCGCGGCGGGGTGCCCAACCGAGAGAGTTTCGGGTGGCACGTGCTCGAAACATTGATGAACGCTGTCACGGTGTCGGAAGCCTCCGCCGCCTCCGACGGATCCGCCGGGCGGGCGGTGTCGGTCGAACTGGTCAAATACCGGGGCATCGTCTAG
- a CDS encoding CDGSH iron-sulfur domain-containing protein has product MNSIPTAGTDDSDVTITVCPDGPLLVRGDARILDPEGNPIGHDRATVALCRCGRTSIAPFCDSSHKKKRRRPQ; this is encoded by the coding sequence ATGAACTCCATTCCCACCGCCGGGACCGACGACTCCGACGTGACGATCACAGTGTGCCCCGACGGCCCACTCCTGGTGCGGGGTGACGCGCGGATCCTGGACCCCGAAGGTAACCCGATCGGCCACGACCGGGCCACCGTGGCACTGTGCCGGTGCGGGCGGACGAGCATCGCCCCCTTCTGCGACAGTTCGCACAAGAAGAAGCGGCGCCGTCCGCAGTGA
- a CDS encoding trehalose-6-phosphate synthase produces MNETPPHGNSDFVVVANRLPVDMETLDDGSTRWKRSPGGLVTALEPILLGRQRGSWVGWPGVPDTKVEPISSGGLDLFPVELSSDEVERYYEGFSNATLWPLYHDVLVAPVFDRGWWHTYLDVNRHFAEETARTAAEGATVWVQDYQLQLVPRLLRELRPDLTIGFFLHIPFPPVELFMQLPWRREIVEGLLGADLIGFHLPGGANNFLFLARRLLGLDTTTTGVGVRGALGGVQLDDRVVRVGAFPISVDSRQLVEQATDPGIVERAAEIRRELGDPRKILLGVDRLDYTKGIDLRLEAIGELLDEGRLDPSDTVMVQLATPSRERVEHYMKMRSSIEEQVSHINGDHGQIGRPVVHYLYQPVDRSELIALFLAADVMLVTPMRDGMNLVAKEYVACRADLGGALVLSEFAGAAAELRGAYLVNPHDLDGVKNTIVAALDQEREQGRRRMSRLHRQVLDHDVHRWAQSFLGALTPDALD; encoded by the coding sequence GTGAACGAGACCCCTCCGCACGGCAACTCCGACTTCGTGGTGGTGGCCAACCGCCTCCCGGTGGACATGGAAACTCTCGACGACGGCTCGACGCGGTGGAAACGCAGCCCGGGAGGGTTGGTCACCGCCCTCGAGCCCATCCTCCTCGGCCGGCAGCGCGGCTCCTGGGTGGGCTGGCCGGGCGTGCCGGACACCAAGGTCGAACCCATTTCCTCCGGCGGACTCGACCTGTTCCCGGTGGAATTGAGCTCGGACGAGGTCGAGCGGTACTACGAGGGCTTCTCCAACGCGACGCTGTGGCCGCTGTATCACGACGTGCTCGTGGCGCCGGTCTTCGACCGCGGCTGGTGGCACACCTACCTGGACGTGAACCGTCACTTCGCCGAGGAAACCGCACGTACCGCCGCCGAGGGCGCCACGGTGTGGGTGCAGGACTATCAACTGCAGTTGGTGCCCCGGCTGCTCCGTGAATTGCGTCCCGACCTCACGATCGGGTTCTTCCTGCACATCCCGTTCCCGCCGGTGGAACTGTTCATGCAGTTGCCGTGGCGCAGGGAGATCGTGGAGGGCCTGCTCGGTGCCGATCTCATCGGCTTCCACCTGCCCGGTGGCGCGAACAACTTCCTGTTCCTGGCGCGCAGGCTGCTGGGGCTCGACACCACGACGACGGGCGTGGGCGTGCGCGGTGCACTCGGCGGGGTCCAACTCGACGACCGCGTCGTGCGGGTCGGCGCGTTCCCCATTTCCGTCGACTCCCGGCAACTGGTCGAGCAGGCCACCGACCCCGGCATCGTCGAGCGGGCCGCGGAGATCCGCCGCGAACTCGGCGACCCCCGGAAGATCCTCCTCGGAGTCGACCGACTCGACTACACGAAGGGCATCGACCTGCGGCTCGAGGCGATCGGTGAACTGCTCGACGAAGGCCGTCTCGACCCGTCCGACACGGTGATGGTGCAGCTCGCCACGCCGAGTCGTGAACGCGTCGAGCACTACATGAAGATGCGCAGTTCCATCGAGGAGCAGGTCAGCCACATCAACGGTGATCACGGCCAGATCGGTCGGCCGGTGGTGCACTACCTGTATCAGCCGGTCGATCGGAGCGAGTTGATCGCACTGTTCCTGGCCGCGGACGTCATGCTCGTCACCCCCATGCGTGACGGAATGAATCTCGTGGCAAAGGAATACGTCGCGTGCCGCGCCGACCTCGGTGGCGCCCTCGTGCTCAGCGAGTTCGCTGGGGCGGCCGCCGAACTCCGGGGTGCCTACCTCGTGAACCCGCACGACCTCGACGGTGTGAAGAACACCATCGTGGCGGCGCTCGACCAGGAGCGGGAGCAGGGCCGGCGCCGCATGTCGAGGCTGCACCGCCAGGTCCTCGACCACGACGTGCACCGGTGGGCGCAGTCCTTCCTCGGTGCGCTCACGCCGGATGCCCTCGACTGA
- a CDS encoding iron-containing redox enzyme family protein — MSDAVAQRGTSMPLPAPRGPVSDLLFTILRGDRADATPFVSAARSLASALGEDPRAILLDDDAQICLTALYELHLQGIAGVGDDWEWSSDLIAARSALEAPFDAAIRDLADAPTGAGDVVAALWDMTAPSTDPGLSGYMAHDADLTQFRELLVHRSLNQLREADVHTLGIPRLAGAPKAALVEVQSDEYGGGRPERMHSALFATTMRELGLSDGYAHYIDAVPAVTLASLNALSLFGLHRSRLGALVGHLCAVETTSALPSKKYSAGLRRLGFGPVATLFFDEHVEADSVHEQIVCRDLAGGLVAARPEVGDDILLGAAACLAFDDLVGDHVARCWEEQRSSLRQPVG, encoded by the coding sequence ATGTCGGACGCGGTGGCGCAACGGGGAACGTCGATGCCCCTTCCGGCGCCCCGCGGTCCCGTGAGCGATCTGCTGTTCACCATTCTGCGCGGAGATCGCGCCGACGCCACACCGTTCGTGTCGGCGGCGCGATCGCTCGCGTCCGCGCTGGGCGAGGATCCTCGGGCGATCCTGCTCGACGACGATGCCCAGATCTGTCTCACCGCCCTCTACGAGTTGCACCTGCAGGGGATCGCCGGTGTGGGCGACGACTGGGAGTGGAGCAGTGACCTGATCGCCGCCCGGTCGGCGCTCGAAGCTCCGTTCGACGCCGCTATCCGCGACCTCGCCGACGCACCGACCGGTGCCGGCGACGTGGTGGCGGCGCTGTGGGACATGACAGCGCCCAGCACGGACCCGGGGCTGTCGGGGTACATGGCCCACGACGCGGATCTCACCCAGTTCCGGGAACTGCTGGTTCACCGCTCCCTCAACCAGCTGCGCGAGGCCGACGTGCACACTCTCGGCATCCCGCGGCTCGCGGGCGCACCGAAGGCGGCGCTGGTGGAGGTGCAGTCGGACGAGTACGGCGGCGGCCGGCCCGAGCGCATGCATTCGGCGCTCTTCGCGACGACAATGCGCGAACTCGGCCTGTCGGACGGCTACGCGCACTACATCGACGCGGTGCCCGCCGTGACACTGGCGTCGCTGAACGCGCTGTCCCTGTTCGGCCTGCACCGCAGCCGGCTCGGTGCCCTGGTCGGGCACCTCTGCGCCGTGGAGACCACGTCGGCGCTGCCGAGCAAGAAGTACAGCGCGGGGTTGCGCCGCCTCGGGTTCGGGCCGGTGGCCACACTGTTCTTCGACGAGCACGTGGAGGCCGATTCCGTGCACGAACAGATCGTCTGCCGAGACCTCGCCGGCGGTCTGGTGGCCGCGCGCCCGGAGGTGGGTGACGACATCTTGCTGGGGGCCGCCGCGTGCCTGGCCTTCGACGACCTCGTCGGCGACCACGTCGCCCGATGCTGGGAGGAGCAGCGCAGTTCGCTCCGGCAGCCGGTCGGGTAG
- a CDS encoding DUF6328 family protein: protein MDTRGLDRDDANWNFRARHETDTQRLDRNWNGLLQELRVVQTGVQLLTGFLLTLPFQQRFEDLTDGEVAIYLATVALSVTSTMLLVAPAGLHRMLFRRHALRELVAASHRLAMCGIATLGLALIGVVTLIFSFVLSPVAGAIAAAVALAMFVGLGIFAAILQSRHRSGEDGSPAR from the coding sequence ATGGACACCCGAGGACTCGATCGGGACGATGCGAACTGGAACTTCCGCGCCCGCCACGAGACCGACACCCAGAGGCTCGACCGGAACTGGAACGGTCTGCTTCAGGAACTGCGCGTCGTGCAGACCGGAGTGCAACTACTCACCGGCTTTCTGTTGACGCTGCCGTTCCAGCAGCGTTTCGAGGACCTCACCGACGGCGAGGTGGCCATCTATCTCGCGACCGTCGCGCTGTCGGTGACGTCGACCATGCTGCTGGTGGCCCCGGCCGGATTGCATCGCATGCTCTTCCGCCGCCACGCGCTCCGGGAACTCGTCGCCGCATCGCACCGCCTCGCGATGTGTGGAATCGCCACCCTCGGGTTGGCGCTGATCGGCGTGGTGACCCTGATCTTCAGCTTCGTGCTGTCACCCGTCGCCGGGGCGATCGCCGCCGCGGTCGCCCTCGCCATGTTCGTCGGACTCGGAATCTTCGCCGCGATCCTGCAATCGCGGCACCGTTCGGGTGAAGACGGATCCCCCGCTCGGTGA
- a CDS encoding Dps family protein — MSKFTVPGLSDEQGARVADILQKRLSAYNDLHLTLKHIHWNVVGPNFIGVHEMIDPQVELVRGYADAVAERIAALGQSPDGTPAAIARDRTWDDYSVKRDTAQAHLGALDLVYSGVVEDNRKAISETGDLDPITEDLLIGQTGELEKFQWFVRAHLENSGGNLSTDGAHTEKQAATQAR; from the coding sequence ATGTCGAAGTTCACCGTGCCAGGTCTTTCCGACGAGCAGGGAGCGCGAGTTGCCGACATACTTCAGAAGCGGCTCAGCGCCTACAACGATCTGCACCTGACGCTCAAGCACATTCACTGGAATGTCGTGGGCCCGAATTTCATCGGCGTACACGAGATGATCGACCCGCAGGTCGAGTTGGTGCGTGGTTACGCGGACGCGGTCGCCGAACGGATCGCGGCTCTCGGCCAATCGCCGGACGGCACCCCGGCCGCGATCGCCCGCGACCGCACCTGGGACGACTACTCGGTAAAGCGCGACACGGCGCAGGCGCATCTGGGCGCACTCGATCTCGTCTACAGCGGTGTCGTCGAGGACAACCGCAAGGCGATCTCCGAGACCGGCGACCTCGACCCGATCACCGAGGACCTGCTCATCGGGCAGACCGGTGAACTCGAGAAGTTCCAGTGGTTCGTGCGCGCCCACCTCGAGAACTCGGGTGGCAACCTGTCCACCGACGGCGCACACACCGAGAAGCAGGCCGCCACGCAGGCGCGCTGA
- a CDS encoding CsbD family protein, with the protein MAENTSGPAEAVKGVVEDVKGKAKEAAGAVTGQDDLTREGKAQQDKAAAQREVAEKEAEAEKARGKAEAQEARQRAEQ; encoded by the coding sequence ATGGCTGAGAACACGAGCGGACCGGCAGAGGCCGTCAAGGGCGTCGTCGAAGACGTCAAAGGTAAAGCGAAGGAAGCCGCGGGTGCGGTGACCGGTCAGGACGACCTCACCCGCGAGGGCAAGGCGCAGCAGGACAAGGCCGCCGCCCAGCGCGAGGTGGCCGAGAAGGAAGCCGAAGCGGAAAAGGCGCGCGGCAAAGCCGAGGCTCAGGAAGCACGCCAACGCGCCGAACAATGA
- a CDS encoding STAS domain-containing protein, whose product MRSVLNAPPRPHDRAGTSTLFSWAVGPEHGRLVVACAPGTDGVLVVRISGDIDVTTLPSFGSHLDEAIDERLPFVLDLTDVQFCCASALSILGVMAARARRLALPWAVTGNNSVRRPLTAIGMADKIPFCADLEDAFRLVSGELHLGGRSA is encoded by the coding sequence ATGAGATCGGTTCTGAATGCACCGCCACGACCACACGATCGTGCCGGGACTTCGACCCTGTTCAGTTGGGCGGTCGGACCCGAGCACGGGCGGCTCGTCGTTGCTTGCGCACCCGGCACGGACGGGGTACTCGTCGTCCGGATTTCCGGCGACATCGACGTCACCACGCTCCCGTCGTTCGGCAGTCATCTCGACGAGGCCATCGACGAGCGGTTGCCGTTCGTGCTCGACCTCACGGATGTGCAGTTCTGCTGCGCGTCGGCACTGTCGATCCTCGGCGTCATGGCCGCCCGCGCCCGCAGGCTCGCGTTGCCGTGGGCGGTGACCGGCAACAACTCCGTCCGCAGACCGCTGACGGCGATAGGCATGGCAGACAAGATCCCCTTCTGCGCGGATCTCGAGGACGCGTTCCGGCTGGTCAGCGGGGAACTTCACCTGGGTGGGCGCTCGGCGTGA
- a CDS encoding aromatic acid exporter family protein yields the protein MEKKPLPRGWSTRRLRAWAGHGRHTAVVQSVKAAVAAVLAWILVDHILGLPQPFLAPYAAVFMIEVTVSRSLRVAGEQLAAVSLGVVLAAAVGALVDSITVGVGVTVLVGLLLGRWRRFGSSGVWVAVTALLMVTYGDSDQPGMLGERILEIALGAATGVAVNALLLPPLYLARSERALTGLGSTATALLHDVARELREPGTAEPGRWNKWSAEVRWQLDDALDAVAWTEESARGNLRRSATPAAAGTQWRRSVVTLSEGWPLCTEIVRAAQLAVTPHPPFGPLAPEIRDGAAAFLESLADLIRAEFAFHDDREGCRTAARTAEAQLRGFEDAVACSENPTRGSSMSAGSLLRPCSAALRLLTGESAAVHGWRRR from the coding sequence ATGGAGAAGAAGCCGTTGCCCCGAGGATGGAGTACGCGGCGTCTGCGCGCCTGGGCGGGACACGGCCGGCACACCGCGGTGGTGCAATCGGTGAAAGCGGCTGTGGCCGCCGTGCTCGCGTGGATCCTGGTCGACCACATACTCGGGTTGCCGCAGCCGTTCCTCGCACCCTACGCGGCGGTGTTCATGATCGAGGTCACCGTGTCGCGATCGCTGCGGGTCGCCGGTGAACAACTTGCGGCGGTGTCACTCGGCGTGGTGCTGGCCGCGGCGGTGGGTGCTCTGGTGGACTCGATCACCGTCGGAGTGGGTGTGACGGTACTGGTGGGCCTGCTACTCGGCCGCTGGCGCCGATTCGGTTCGAGCGGCGTGTGGGTTGCGGTCACCGCGCTGCTGATGGTGACGTACGGAGATTCCGATCAACCGGGGATGCTCGGAGAACGCATCCTGGAAATCGCACTGGGTGCGGCCACCGGCGTCGCCGTGAACGCACTGCTTCTGCCCCCGCTGTATCTGGCACGGTCGGAGCGCGCGCTGACCGGGCTCGGTTCGACGGCCACCGCGCTGTTGCACGACGTCGCCCGGGAACTGAGAGAACCGGGCACCGCCGAACCCGGCCGGTGGAACAAGTGGTCGGCGGAGGTCCGGTGGCAATTGGACGATGCACTCGACGCGGTGGCGTGGACGGAGGAGAGCGCGCGGGGCAACTTGCGGCGGTCGGCCACTCCCGCTGCGGCAGGAACGCAGTGGCGACGATCCGTCGTGACCCTCTCGGAGGGTTGGCCCCTCTGCACGGAGATCGTGCGGGCCGCTCAGCTCGCGGTGACACCGCACCCCCCGTTCGGTCCCCTCGCACCCGAGATCCGGGACGGTGCCGCCGCGTTCCTCGAGTCGCTCGCCGACCTGATCCGAGCCGAGTTCGCCTTCCACGACGACCGCGAGGGGTGCCGCACCGCAGCCCGGACCGCGGAGGCGCAGCTCCGCGGCTTCGAGGACGCCGTCGCCTGTTCCGAGAATCCGACCCGCGGCTCGTCGATGAGCGCCGGCAGCCTCCTGCGGCCGTGTTCGGCGGCGCTGCGCCTGCTCACCGGGGAATCCGCCGCCGTGCACGGGTGGCGACGGCGTTAG